One Longimicrobium sp. DNA segment encodes these proteins:
- the plsX gene encoding phosphate acyltransferase PlsX has translation MRIALDAMGSDRAPAVEVEGAVGALLDLDAGASVVLVGDRDRIEAELARWPDAPRDRLEIVHASEVIEMHEAPATAIRRKRDSSIVVGVRLLQAGEVDAFISAGSTGAVMAASLVILRTLQGVDRPPVGARIPTATGRCLALDVGANVDTKPHQLVQFAQLGSVYAEDMLGIDRPRIGLLNIGSEPEKGNEVVLEAHQLLAALPDINFVGNIEGRDIVTGKCDVLVAD, from the coding sequence ATGCGGATCGCGCTGGACGCGATGGGCTCCGACCGTGCCCCGGCCGTAGAGGTCGAGGGCGCGGTCGGAGCTTTGCTTGACCTGGACGCCGGCGCCAGCGTGGTGCTGGTGGGCGACAGGGACCGGATCGAAGCCGAGCTGGCGCGGTGGCCCGACGCGCCGCGCGACCGGCTGGAGATCGTCCATGCGTCCGAAGTCATCGAGATGCACGAGGCGCCCGCGACGGCCATCCGCCGCAAGCGCGACTCGTCCATCGTCGTGGGCGTGCGCCTGCTGCAGGCGGGCGAAGTCGACGCGTTCATCAGCGCCGGGAGCACCGGCGCCGTGATGGCCGCGTCGCTCGTCATTCTGCGAACCCTGCAGGGCGTCGACCGGCCGCCGGTGGGCGCGCGCATTCCCACGGCCACCGGGCGCTGCCTGGCGCTGGACGTGGGCGCCAACGTCGACACCAAGCCCCACCAGCTGGTGCAGTTCGCCCAATTGGGCAGCGTGTATGCGGAGGACATGCTGGGGATCGACCGCCCGCGTATCGGCCTGCTGAACATCGGCTCCGAGCCCGAAAAGGGGAACGAGGTGGTGCTCGAGGCGCACCAGCTCCTGGCCGCGCTGCCGGACATCAACTTCGTGGGCAACATCGAGGGGCGCGACATCGTCACGGGCAAGTGCGACGTGCTGGTGGCCGACG
- the rpmF gene encoding 50S ribosomal protein L32 translates to MAVPKRRQSKQRQRKRRTHVKAAMPSFSACPQCGDPHIQHRVCPNCGYYRKEQRIEADEF, encoded by the coding sequence ATGGCCGTACCGAAGCGTCGCCAGTCCAAGCAGCGCCAGCGCAAGCGCCGCACGCACGTCAAGGCGGCCATGCCGTCGTTCAGCGCGTGCCCGCAGTGCGGAGATCCGCACATCCAGCACCGCGTCTGCCCGAACTGCGGCTACTACCGCAAGGAGCAGCGTATCGAGGCCGACGAGTTCTAA
- a CDS encoding DUF177 domain-containing protein, which translates to MLKVNLAALDRGEVHVREQVAADDPMWSDIRVELAAPLDVDLTARFVGDGVFLRGRLRTAVRLACRRCLTPVEQEIDDTVDLLFEPLTEEDEGADGEVYPLPARGDELDLRDVVREQVLLRAPEFALCGEDCRGLCPQCGTDLNTAGCDCVPAQLPSAWDVLKNVKFDD; encoded by the coding sequence ATGCTGAAAGTGAACCTCGCGGCGCTGGACCGCGGAGAAGTGCACGTTCGCGAGCAGGTTGCGGCGGACGACCCGATGTGGAGCGACATCCGCGTAGAGCTGGCGGCACCGCTGGACGTGGACCTCACCGCCCGCTTCGTGGGCGATGGCGTGTTCCTGCGCGGCCGGCTCCGCACCGCGGTGCGGCTTGCCTGCCGCCGCTGCCTTACGCCGGTGGAGCAGGAGATCGACGACACCGTCGACCTCCTTTTCGAGCCGCTGACGGAGGAAGACGAGGGCGCGGACGGCGAGGTGTATCCTCTCCCCGCGCGGGGCGACGAGCTGGACCTGCGCGACGTGGTTCGCGAGCAGGTGCTGCTGCGGGCGCCCGAGTTCGCCCTGTGCGGCGAGGACTGCCGCGGGCTGTGCCCGCAGTGCGGAACCGACCTGAACACGGCGGGCTGTGATTGCGTTCCCGCGCAGCTTCCGAGCGCCTGGGACGTGCTGAAGAACGTCAAGTTCGACGACTGA
- a CDS encoding glycoside hydrolase family 15 protein encodes MSPHSARSASRYLPIEDHGVIGDLHTVALVGLDGSIDFLCAPRFDSPSVFASLLDAKRGGSFRIDPQLGEARRKQLYLPDTNVLLTRTLSPDGVAEVSDFMPVGETAGLRRVVRRVKAVRGTVRFRLRCAPRFGYALVEHRVMEDENGILFVPDDAVRAGLAYLRLRGSVPLRIDEGDCVAEFELLTEQTATFVLEAAAERHDAAPATHDYASKAFKRTTNFWRTWIGRSTYRGRWRDEVHRSALVLKMLFSHPHGSLVAAPTFGLPEALGGARNWDYRYTWVRDAAFTLYALIRLGLTDETAPFMQWIAERCAEEGDGIPLQPLYGIDGAHELPESTLHHLEGYRGSRPVRIGNGAVGQLQLDIFGALMDSVYLYDKYSEPLSYDLWQSLTKMVDWVCANWRLPDHGIWEIRRATRANLSSRVLSWVAMDRAVRLARHRSLPAPEARWMEARDTIYHSVYDDFWHPGRRAFVQSPGEGSLDAACLLMPLLRFISPTDPRWVSTMEAVKKDLVEDSLVRRYAVRGGEADGFQDEEGTFSICSFWYAECLSRGGDPQQARFVFEKILSYANHVGLFAEELGPSGEHLGNFPQAFTHLALISAAYDIDRRLDGARGDGPARMA; translated from the coding sequence ATGAGCCCGCACTCCGCGCGATCGGCCAGTCGCTACCTGCCCATCGAGGACCACGGCGTCATCGGCGACCTCCATACGGTGGCGCTGGTGGGGCTGGACGGCTCCATCGACTTTCTCTGCGCCCCGCGCTTCGACTCGCCCTCCGTCTTCGCCTCGCTGCTGGACGCGAAGCGCGGCGGATCGTTCCGCATCGATCCGCAGTTGGGCGAGGCCCGCCGAAAGCAGCTGTACCTTCCCGACACCAACGTCCTGCTCACCCGCACGCTCTCCCCCGACGGCGTGGCCGAAGTGTCGGACTTCATGCCCGTGGGCGAGACGGCCGGCTTGCGCCGCGTGGTCCGCCGCGTGAAGGCGGTGCGGGGAACCGTGCGCTTCCGCCTGCGCTGCGCCCCCCGGTTCGGCTACGCGCTCGTGGAGCACCGGGTGATGGAAGATGAGAACGGCATCCTCTTCGTTCCCGACGATGCCGTGCGCGCCGGGCTGGCCTACCTGCGCCTGCGCGGCTCGGTGCCGCTGCGCATCGACGAAGGCGACTGCGTGGCCGAGTTCGAGCTGCTGACCGAGCAGACGGCCACCTTCGTCCTCGAGGCCGCCGCCGAGCGGCACGACGCCGCGCCCGCTACGCACGACTACGCGTCGAAAGCATTCAAGCGCACCACCAACTTCTGGCGGACGTGGATCGGCCGGTCCACCTACCGCGGCCGCTGGCGCGACGAGGTGCACCGCTCGGCGCTCGTGCTGAAGATGCTGTTCAGCCATCCGCACGGCTCGCTCGTCGCCGCCCCCACCTTCGGCCTGCCGGAGGCGCTGGGCGGGGCGCGCAACTGGGACTACCGCTACACCTGGGTGCGCGACGCCGCGTTCACCCTGTACGCGCTGATCCGGCTGGGGCTGACGGACGAGACCGCGCCGTTCATGCAGTGGATCGCCGAGCGCTGCGCCGAGGAGGGCGACGGCATTCCCCTGCAGCCGCTGTACGGCATCGACGGCGCGCACGAGCTCCCCGAATCCACCCTCCACCACCTGGAAGGCTACCGCGGATCGCGCCCGGTGCGAATCGGTAACGGCGCGGTGGGACAGCTGCAGCTGGACATCTTCGGCGCGCTGATGGACTCCGTCTACCTGTACGACAAGTACTCCGAGCCGCTGTCGTACGACCTGTGGCAGTCGCTGACCAAGATGGTGGACTGGGTGTGCGCGAACTGGCGGCTGCCGGACCATGGCATCTGGGAGATCCGTCGTGCGACGCGCGCCAACCTCAGCTCGCGCGTCCTCAGCTGGGTGGCGATGGACAGGGCGGTGCGCCTGGCCCGGCACCGCTCGCTCCCGGCGCCCGAGGCACGGTGGATGGAGGCGCGCGACACCATCTACCACAGCGTGTACGACGACTTCTGGCACCCCGGCCGCCGCGCTTTCGTGCAGTCGCCGGGCGAGGGATCGCTGGACGCCGCGTGCCTGCTGATGCCGCTGCTGCGCTTCATCAGCCCCACCGACCCGCGCTGGGTGAGCACCATGGAGGCGGTGAAGAAGGACCTGGTGGAGGACTCGCTGGTGCGCCGCTACGCCGTGCGCGGCGGCGAGGCCGACGGGTTCCAGGACGAGGAAGGCACCTTCTCCATCTGCTCGTTCTGGTACGCCGAGTGCCTTTCGCGCGGGGGAGATCCGCAGCAGGCGCGCTTCGTCTTCGAAAAGATCCTCAGCTACGCCAACCACGTGGGGCTGTTCGCCGAGGAGCTGGGCCCCAGCGGCGAGCACCTGGGCAACTTTCCCCAGGCGTTCACGCACCTGGCCCTGATCAGCGCCGCGTACGACATCGACCGCCGCCTGGACGGCGCCCGCGGCGACGGGCCCGCGCGCATGGCGTGA